The Gammaproteobacteria bacterium region TGCCACAACCACAGTTAGGAGCACAATAGGCGCCTTGGAGCCTGCCGTACTTAGGTGATCGTAGCGAGGGAAAGCCATTTTGAGTCAGATTTTTCGATTGATTGAGGCGTACCCCAAGGGCATTTCCGTTGGGCAAATAGTGAGTCTATTTACCAACAGTAGGCGCTCTTAGGCGACGAAATCAATCGTAAAATCTGGCCAAAATGGATTTTCCGCAGTAGATTCATCCTAAGTCCGACAGGCTCTCTAGCACGACAACGGGAGGGCGTAGCATGATATGGGTAATGTTAGTCACCGGCATATTACTAGGTTGGATTATAGAATGGATCATCGACACATACCGTTATAACCGAATGGTCGAACGCCTGCAAAATGAACATAGCCAGGCAATCATGGATGTCACTAACCGTTACGAGGCTGCAATGGAAGAAGGTCGCCTCACGCACGAAGAGCGCTTAAACGAACTCCGAGAAAGGCAACGCACCGAGCTAAACATTGCCGAAGTCGAATATAACACTCGAATCAGTGAGCATACCGCCGCACATCGACAAGAATTAGAGGCCAATCAAACACGCTTGCAAAATGAGCTTAGCTCTCGCGATACGTCCTATGCCGAAGCGAAGAATGTACTAGAACAAGGCTATAGTGAAGAAGTCTCCCAGCTCAAACTTGAACATGAGCAACAGCTCATGGCCCTACGTGGTACTCACAGCGAAGAATCAAGTAATTTAGAAATTCGTATCCGCTCAGAATACGAGGATCAGCTTTCTCAAGTCGAGCAAAACAGCGTCAGCTCCACACAACAACAAATCGGCGAACACGACACACGGCTAAAACGTGATTTCGATTATGCACTCGAGCAAAATAACGCCCAGCACCATAATGAAGTAATCGCATTAAAGGCGGACTACGAACAACGCATTGATGAACTCACACTTTTAGCTCGCTCTCAAACTATCAGCGCCAACACAAGCTCAAACGCGGCCACCTCGTCGCTCAGTGGTAACGGAATTATCAGCCACGTTAAAGCGGATGACCTCACCATCATTGAAGGCATTGGGCCAAAAGCCAACAACCTATTACATGACGGAGGAATCAACTCCTACGATGACTTGGCACATGCAAATGTTGGTACGCTACAACATATTCTCGACGATGCTGGCCCTCGTTTTCGCCTGCTCACCCCCGACACTTGGCCACAACAAGCTAGCCTCGCTGCCGAGGGCAATTGGGACGCATTAGACCAATTCAAAGACCAACTTGATGGCGGCAAACCTGCCAGTTGAGATGACACTAAATTAAGCTAAAAATAAAGGAGCCTCTGATTTATTCTGGACGAAATAGATTGTGCCTGAAATATTCAGATTCAAGGCGCGAATCGCACGTAATAGCCAGCTATTGCGAAGATTCGCAACGCAGAAGCTGGGTATTTCAGGAACAAGAGTCGAGTTCACGAATAGATTAGAGGCTCCTAAATAAAGGGGACAGCACATGCCATCAGCCAGAGAACTTCACGACTGGTACACCTACAACAACTATAAACTTGCTGTCGCCCTTTTATTAGCCATTACTATTTTGTTGTTGGTGTTTTCGGTAGGCTCCGGCGCACTCTAATAGAGCCAAAGCATTAGCAATGCAAAACCAGCACACACCAGTGTGCGCTGACAGCGCAGTCGTATCATTCTGCCGCGCTCAATCTTATATACTGCTCAGGTTAATTATCTAACCACGGCAACATATAATGTCCACGTATCGTCAAGCACCACTAGCCAGCAACACCTTCCCCAGCGGCATCTCTTATATTATTGGTAACGAAGCTGCCGAGCGTTTCAGCTTTTATGGTATGCGCGCCATCTTAGTTATCTTTATGACGCAGCACCTGCTTGATGACAATGGTCATCTCACTGTTATGAGCGAAGATGACGCCAAAGGCTGGTACACTATTTTTTATCTGCCGTTTATTTCACACCGATACTCGGCGCCCTGCTCGCCGATGGCGTCTTAGGCAAATTTCGCACCATCATCCTGCTATCGATTATTTATGTTATTGGGAATTTCGTTTTAGCCTTAGATGAAACGCGCTGGGGTAAGTGCAGTGTTTCATATTAAACACAGAGATAGAAAGCTAGTAAACAGACAAGTACTAGGCGCAGCTTGCCGCGAAGGGTGGCTCCCTTTGCAAGAGCTGAAACACTGTAATTGTCTGTTTACTGACTTCCCTTCGGGCTCAATGAGAAAGGCATCTGGCGGCGTTGCGTTCTCTTGAGATAGCACCACTATCCCGGCGAAAACGCGCCTTGCATCTGTCCTTTCTCATTGTGTCTATATCTGTGTTTAGTATGAGACACTGCACCAGCCATTGGACTTGGCTTAATCGCCATCGGTGCTGGCGGCATTAAACCCTGTGTCACTTCTCACGTCGGTGATCAATTCGGTCAAAGCAATCAACACCTACTCAGCACCACCTATAGCTGGTTCTATTTTGCCATCAACCTCGGCGCCTTTATCTCGTTTCTATTCACACCCTGGCTGCTAAAACATTATGGCGCAAGTGTTGCCTTTGCCGTGCCTGGCGTCTTGATGTTAATCGCCACGCTGGTTTTTTGGGCAGGCCGACATCAATTTGCGCATATTCCACCCCAAGGCATGGGCTTTATTAAAGATATCTTTAGTAAAACGGGGCTAACTACTCTTGCTAAATTGGCCGTGGTCTATGCCTTTGTTGCTGTGTTCTGGGCATTGTTTGATCAAACTGGTTCCTCATGGGTACTGCAAGCACAACAAATGGATCGCTTCGTCTTTGGCTACGAACTATTACCCTCACAAATACAGGCCGCCAATCCTTTATTAATCATGATTTTAATTCCTCTCTTCGCCTTCTTTATCTACCCAGCGATTGAGAAAATTTTACCACTTAACGCCATGCGAAAAATTGGCCTCGGTTTATTATTAACCGCCATTTCATTCATGATTATCACC contains the following coding sequences:
- a CDS encoding MFS transporter, producing the protein MGLGLIAIGAGGIKPCVTSHVGDQFGQSNQHLLSTTYSWFYFAINLGAFISFLFTPWLLKHYGASVAFAVPGVLMLIATLVFWAGRHQFAHIPPQGMGFIKDIFSKTGLTTLAKLAVVYAFVAVFWALFDQTGSSWVLQAQQMDRFVFGYELLPSQIQAANPLLIMILIPLFAFFIYPAIEKILPLNAMRKIGLGLLLTAISFMIITWLQNQIDNGHTPHISWQLLAYIIITAGEVMVSITCLEFSYTQAPRNMKSLVMALFFMSAAIGNLFTGSVNFFIQNPDG